Within Candidatus Methanoperedens sp., the genomic segment GTACGTTCTTCAATAATGGCACAATAAATAATTCTCTGGGTTCGATCGAAAATATCACCGAAGCTGTCCTCGGGCACTCAAATGTATCGACTCCAGGCACATTCATCATTATCAACGCTACTGCAATCGGTTCATCGGGCGCATCCGGAATTGATCTCTCCAATGTGAAAATCAGCGATCCCGGTGGGGTTGCGATTCCGTTGGATTTGATAAATGGAGATGTATCTATAGATGCACCCCAAGCCTATCCGCGCTACGACGTCAATGAGGACGGAATCGTAGATATCGAAGATTTGACTATCATC encodes:
- a CDS encoding dockerin type I domain-containing protein encodes the protein TFFNNGTINNSLGSIENITEAVLGHSNVSTPGTFIIINATAIGSSGASGIDLSNVKISDPGGVAIPLDLINGDVSIDAPQAYPRYDVNEDGIVDIEDLTIIEQHFNEIVVPPYPRYDVNMDGAVDIADLTIAAQHFGENT